CCCAGGGCGAACGTGTCCCACGGCGGACAGGCCCCCTACGGCAGCGGCGCGAACAGGTCGACCCCGTGGCCGTCCGGGTCCTGTACGACGGCGTAGCGCTGCCCCCAGAAGGCGTCCCACGGCGGCTTCTCGCCCGTATAGCCGGCGGCGGTGAGTTCCGCGTAGACCGCGTCGACGTCGGCGGGGCCCGCGCACTCGAATGCCAGCCCCGTCGGGGTGCCGCCCTGCGGCGGCGTCCAGTCCGGGTCGACGGCCCGCGCGGTCTCGTGGGTGTCCCACATCAGCCGCAGCCCTCCGGGGAGCTGCGCCTCGGCGTGCGGGGCGTGGTCCGCGTCGGCGGGAACGTCCAGGCCGAGGCGGCGGTAGAAGGCGAGGGCCGCGGCCATGTCGGTCACGACGATGCCGATGGCGGCGAACCGCGGGGTGGACGGTGTGGTGGAGGCCGGCGTGCCGGCGGGAGGACTACTGGGGGAAGGAGTGCTGGTCATGCGGCGAGCGTAGGGTGCCCGCCGGGCCGCGGTCTTGAACGAATCGGACGTGGCGGTGCCCGTCTCAGGGACAGCGGATGACCTGTCCCGCATACGAGAGGTTGCCGCCGAAGGCGAACAGCAGCACCGGAGCGCCGGAGCTGATCTCACGGCGTTCGACCAGCTTGGACAGGGCGAGCGGCACGGAGGCCGCCGAGGTGTTCCCGGAGTCGACGACATCCTTGGCGACCACCGCGTTGACCGCGCCGATCCGTTGCGCGACCGGCTCGATGATCCGCAGGTTGGCCTGGTGCAGCACCACGCCGGCAAGATCGGCGGGCGTGATCCCGGAGCGTTCGCACACCGTGCGGGCGATGGCCGGCAGCTGGGTGGTCGCCCAGCGGTAGACGGTCTGGCCCTCCTGGGAGAACCGGGCCGGCTCGCCCTCGATGCGCACCGCACCGCCCATCTGCGGCACCGAGCCCCACAGCACGGGACCGATCTCCGGCTCGGGCGAGGCGCTGACCACCGCGGCCCCCGCCCCGTCGCCGACCAGCACACAGGTCGAGCGGTCCGTCCAGTCCACGACCTCGGTGAACTTCTCCGCCCCGATGACCAGCGCATGGGTCGAGGAACCGGCCCGGATGGCGTGGTCGGCGGTGGCCAGCGCATGGGTGAAGCCGGAGCAGACGACGTTGAGGTCCATCGTGGCGGGTGCGTTCAGCCCGAGCCGGGCGGCGACCCGGGCCGCGGTGTTCGGGCTGCGGTCGGTGGCCGTGCAGGTGGCGACCAGCACCAGATCGATGTCCTGCGGGGCCAGGCCACTGGCGGCCAGGGCCTTGGCCGCGGCGGCGGACGCCATGGCGTCCACGGTCTCGTCCGGGGCGGCGACATGGCGGGTGCGGATGCCGACGCGGCTGCGGATCCAGGCGTCGTCGGTGTCGACCATCGTGGCGAGGTCGTCGTTGGTGAGCACGCCGGAGGGCTGGTAATGGCCGAGAGCCAGGACGCGTGACCCGGTCATGGAATCCCCTGTACGTGGGTGGGCGGTACGTCACCAGTCTCACCTCTCGCTGCCGGCCGGCGGCTGCGTGAACTGCCAATGTTCCGTCGCCAGAACTGGAGACACCTGTCAGAACCGCGGAGATCCACCCCTGGAGATCCACCCCTGAAGATCCACCTCTGGCGTCCGGCCCGCGTCGGCCCTGCGTCCGGCCCGCGTCGGCCCTGCATCCGGCCCGCGGGCGGCCCGCAGGGAACGGGGCGCCCGCGGGTGGCGGGGCGGAATCCCGCAGGGGCAGCAGCCCGCCCGATCCAACGGCAGGGCTACGGGGCCCGGGGTGTATTGCTCCGCTCGCGGGCGCGTCCCGGAAGCCTTCGGGGCCGGTGCGCCGCTCCGCACTCCGGGGCCCCTGCGCGGCAGCCCCCGGCGCCCGGCCGGCGTCCGCCGGCCCGCTACCCGGCCAGTGCCCGGAAGCGGCGCAGTCGCAGGCTGTTCCCGACGACGAAGACCGAGGAGAACGCCATCGCGGCCCCGGCGATCATCGGGTTGAGGAGGCCGGCGGCGGCCAGTGGCAGCGCCGCGACGTTGTAGCCGAACGCCCAGAACAGGTTGGTCCGGATGGTGCCCAGGGTCGCCCGGGCCAGCCGGATGGCGTCCGCCGCGGTGCGCAGATCGCCCCGTACGAGGGTGAGATCACCGGCCTCGATGGCGGCGTCGGTGCCGGTGCCCATCGCCAGCCCCAGGTCGGCGCGGGCCAGCGCGGCCGCGTCATTGACGCCGTCGCCGACCATCGCGACCGAGCGGCCCTCGGACTGCAGTCGTTCGACGACCGCCACCTTGTCCTCGGGCAGCACCTCGGCGATCACCTCGTCGATCCCGACCTCGGCGGCGACCGCCGTCGCGACGGCGCGGTTGTCGCCGGTCAGCAGGACCGGCGTCAGCCCCAGCGCCCGCAGCCGGCGCACCGCCTCGGCGCTGGTGGGCTTCACGGCGTCGGACACCACCAGCACCGCGCGCGGTGCGCCGTCCCAGCCGACGGCGACCGCGGTACGCCCCTCGGCCTCGGCCGCGGCCTTGGCGGCCGCCAGCGGGGGCGTCAGGAACTGGGACGCCTGGTTCAGCAGCTGCTCGCGGCCCACCAGAACCGTGTGTCCCTCGACCACTCCCCGGACGCCCAGGCCGGGGACGTTCGCGAAGTCCTCGGGGGTGGGGAGGAAGTCCTCGGGGGCCGGCCGGGGGGCCGGGGCCGCCCCCGGGGCGGCGTCCGCGGTCCGCTGCCCGGCGCCGGCGGCGATGGCACGGGCGACGGGGTGCTCGGAGGCGTGCTCCAGCGCGCCGGCCAGCCGCAGCACCTCCGCCTCCGTGACGCCCTCGGCGAGGTGCACCCCGGTGAGCGTCATCACGCCGGTGGTGACCGTGCCGGTCTTGTCCAGGACGACGGTGTCCACCCGCCGGGTCGACTCCAGCACCTCGGGTCCCTTGAGCAGGATGCCGAGCTGGGCGCCGCGTCCGGTGCCGACCATCAGCGCGGTGGGCGTGGCCAGCCCGAGGGCACACGGGCAGGCGATGATCAGGACGGCGACGGCGGCGGTGAAGGCGGCCACCGCGCCGGCGCCGGTGGCGAGCCAGCAGCCGAGGGTGCCGAGGGCGAGCGCGATCACGGCCGGGACGAAGACCGCGGAGATCTTGTCCGCCAGCCGCTGGGCCGCGGCCTTGCCGTTCTGCGCTTCCTCGACCAGCCGCGCCATCCGGGCGAGCTGGGTGGCCGCGCCGACCCGGGTGGCCTCGACGACCAGCCGGCCGCCCGCGTTGACGGTGGCCCCGACGACGGTGTCGCCGGGGGAGACCTCGACGGGGACGGACTCACCGGTGAGCATCGAGGCATCCACGGCGGAGGCGCCCTCCAGCACCGTTCCGTCGGTGGCGATCTTCTCCCCGGGCCGTACGGTGAAACGGTCGCCGGCCCGCAACGCCGCGGTGGGGATCCGGACTTCCCGGCCGTCCCGGATCACGGTGACGTCCTTGGCACCCAGCTCCAGCAGCGTCCGCAGCGCCGCTCCCGCCTTCCGCTTCGCGCGCGCCTCGAAGTAACGCCCGGCCAGGATGAAGGTGGTGACGCCGGCCGCGGCCTCCAGATAGATGCTGCCGCTGCCGTCGGTGCGGGCGATGGTCAGCTCGAAGGGGTGCGTCATACCGGGCATGCCCGCGGTGCCGAAGAACAGCGCCCAGACCGACCAGCCCAGTGCCGCGAGGGTGCCCATGGAGATGAGGGTGTCCATGGTGGCCGTGCCGTGCCGCAGGTTGGTCCAGGCGGCCCGGTGGAACGGCCAGGCGCCGTATGCCACCACCGGCGCGGCCAGGGTCAGCGAGAGCCACTGCCAGTTGGTGAACTGCAGGGGCGGCACCATCGCCAGCAGCACCACCGGG
This portion of the Streptomyces sp. 2114.4 genome encodes:
- a CDS encoding cation-translocating P-type ATPase; translation: MTTAVGEHGVELEIGGMTCASCAARIEKKLNRMEGVTATVNYATEKARVTVARGSGVETADLIATVERTGYTAAVPEPPAPAPAPDTTGPDGDEAHGRTAGQPEGRAEDRRPGGDGLAALRQRLLVSFALSVPVVLLAMVPPLQFTNWQWLSLTLAAPVVAYGAWPFHRAAWTNLRHGTATMDTLISMGTLAALGWSVWALFFGTAGMPGMTHPFELTIARTDGSGSIYLEAAAGVTTFILAGRYFEARAKRKAGAALRTLLELGAKDVTVIRDGREVRIPTAALRAGDRFTVRPGEKIATDGTVLEGASAVDASMLTGESVPVEVSPGDTVVGATVNAGGRLVVEATRVGAATQLARMARLVEEAQNGKAAAQRLADKISAVFVPAVIALALGTLGCWLATGAGAVAAFTAAVAVLIIACPCALGLATPTALMVGTGRGAQLGILLKGPEVLESTRRVDTVVLDKTGTVTTGVMTLTGVHLAEGVTEAEVLRLAGALEHASEHPVARAIAAGAGQRTADAAPGAAPAPRPAPEDFLPTPEDFANVPGLGVRGVVEGHTVLVGREQLLNQASQFLTPPLAAAKAAAEAEGRTAVAVGWDGAPRAVLVVSDAVKPTSAEAVRRLRALGLTPVLLTGDNRAVATAVAAEVGIDEVIAEVLPEDKVAVVERLQSEGRSVAMVGDGVNDAAALARADLGLAMGTGTDAAIEAGDLTLVRGDLRTAADAIRLARATLGTIRTNLFWAFGYNVAALPLAAAGLLNPMIAGAAMAFSSVFVVGNSLRLRRFRALAG
- a CDS encoding beta-ketoacyl-ACP synthase III — translated: MTGSRVLALGHYQPSGVLTNDDLATMVDTDDAWIRSRVGIRTRHVAAPDETVDAMASAAAAKALAASGLAPQDIDLVLVATCTATDRSPNTAARVAARLGLNAPATMDLNVVCSGFTHALATADHAIRAGSSTHALVIGAEKFTEVVDWTDRSTCVLVGDGAGAAVVSASPEPEIGPVLWGSVPQMGGAVRIEGEPARFSQEGQTVYRWATTQLPAIARTVCERSGITPADLAGVVLHQANLRIIEPVAQRIGAVNAVVAKDVVDSGNTSAASVPLALSKLVERREISSGAPVLLFAFGGNLSYAGQVIRCP
- a CDS encoding VOC family protein, with the translated sequence MTSTPSPSSPPAGTPASTTPSTPRFAAIGIVVTDMAAALAFYRRLGLDVPADADHAPHAEAQLPGGLRLMWDTHETARAVDPDWTPPQGGTPTGLAFECAGPADVDAVYAELTAAGYTGEKPPWDAFWGQRYAVVQDPDGHGVDLFAPLP